The Sardina pilchardus chromosome 19, fSarPil1.1, whole genome shotgun sequence genome window below encodes:
- the ngdn gene encoding neuroguidin: MAASQDGNDLVDSDLPSAVKLMNTLTEQVVSVTSHVQNLIKKVKDKAFQTSKGLSYLDLRYQLLLFYLQDVTHLISVKSEGKSLKDNDAIHRLVTVRTILEKMRPLDQKLKYQIDKLVRTAVTGSLAKNDPLHFRPNPDNLVSKLDESEGSDEDDDMNAGDSKKDGSSAKKYVPPRIAPMHYDGDLTEADRQKDLTDKHRRAALRSSVIQELRQQYSDAPEEIRDRQDFQTDRESREEQHRKNYEETMMVRLGMTRDQKVRKRGLVGMTSQLNNITRFGDITGLIGGEGQEMEKPRTKKKKLMKKNTKRKAFKKRR; the protein is encoded by the exons ATGGCGGCGTCCCAGGATGGCAAC GATTTGGTGGACAGTGATTTGCCCTCTGCTGTTAAACTAATGAACACTCTCACAGAACAA GTAGTGTCAGTCACAAGTCACGTCCAGAACTTGATCAAGAAAGTAAAGGATAAAGCATTTCAAACGTCCAAG GGATTGTCCTACCTCGATCTGAGGTACCAGTTACTGTTGTTCTACCTCCAAGATGTCACACACCTGATCAGTGTCAAATCAGAGGGGAAGAGCTTGAAAGACAACGATGCCATCCACAGACTTGTCACTGTCAGAACG ATCTTAGAGAAGATGCGCCCCTTGGACCAGAAGTTGAAATATCAGATTGATAAATTGGTCCGCACAGCAGTAACAGGAAGTCTTG CAAAAAATGATCCACTACATTTTCGTCCAAATCCTGACAATCTTGTCAGCAAA CTGGATGAGTCTGAGGGTTCTGATGAGGACGACGACATGAATGCTGGAGATTCTAAGAAGGATGGCTCCTCTGCAAAGAAATATGTGCCTCCTCGAATTGCCCCAATGCATTATG ATGGTGATCTGACAGAGGCCGACCGGCAGAAGGACCTGACCGACAAGCACAGACGTGCCGCCCTGCGTAGCTCTGTGATTCAGGAGCTACGGCAGCAGTATAGCGATGCACCAGAGGAGATCCGGGATCGGCAGGATTTCCAGACCGACCGCGAGAGTCGAGAAGAGCAGCATAG GAAGAACTATGAGGAGACGATGATGGTTCGTCTTGGCATGACCCGGGACCAGAAGGTCCGGAAGAGAGGGCTGGTGGGAATGACCTCCCAGCTGAACAACATCACACGTTTTGGTGACATCACAGGATTGATTGGTGGGGAAGGACAG GAGATGGAAAAACCACGAACCAAAAAGAAGAAGCTGATGAAGAAGAACACAAAAAGAAAGG